The following are encoded together in the Theileria orientalis strain Shintoku DNA, chromosome 1, complete genome genome:
- a CDS encoding uncharacterized protein (endonuclease/exonuclease/phosphatase domain containing protein): MSYNIQSIPTTIVPSTNLGSRKKVLPEYIKKIVDKYSVKILILQELFDKSLYSEVKKALEDVLPYSTGVIGVKKEYTNWTSSMDCSQMPIRLMNGGTCMFSKYKIVEKHQMVFRNSRNTCSLAAKGACLAVLSKGDKLINVIGTHLQAYEGPSMEIRKMQYLEILIWLEKLFSKKVESPHYYAVSRENKIVLAGDLNTCCVNHKPDFDIMLSQSRMSSFVRFELTMTKENMDPTYCTHTNDYCKLSNSEEISHIYDYIFVGPEVKVLQPQRSVRDRLKTPVLVRRFYLHCIGTAKRKVYNPSDHFPIYAVLDV; the protein is encoded by the exons atgAGCTATAACATACAGTCGATACCAACAACAATAGTGCCCAGCACAAACCTGGGATCGAGAAAAAAAGTTCTGCCagaatatattaaaaagatAGTAGATAAGTACTCAGTGAAAATACTGATACTGCAGGAACTCTTTGATAAATCGCTGTACAGTGAAGTAAAAAAGGCACTGGAAGACGTACTTCCATACTCAACAGGAGTAATAGgagtgaagaaggagtacaCAAACTGGACGAGCTCCATGGACTGCTCACAAATGCCAATCAGACTGATGAACGGAGGAACGTGCATGTTCTCAAAGTACAAAATAGTGGAAAAGCACCAGATGGTCTTCAGAAACTCAAGAAACACATGCTCACTGGCAGCGAAAGGAGCGTGTCTGGCAGTGCTGAGCAAAGGAGATAAGCTGATCAACGTGATAGGAACGCACCTGCAGGCGTACGAAGGGCCGAGCATGGAAATCAGGAAGATGCAGTACCTGGAAATCCTTATCTGGCTGGAAAAACTGTTCAGCAAGAAGGTGGAGTCGCCGCACTACTACGCAGTGAGCAgagaaaacaaaatagtgTTGGCAGGAGACTTAAACACGTGCTGCGTTAACCACAAGCCGGACTTCGACATCATGCTCTCGCAGAGCAGAATGAGCAGCTTCGTGCGCTTCGAGCTGACGATGACGAAGGAGAACATGGACCCGACCTACTGCACGCACACCAACGACTACTGCAAACTCT CGAACTCGGAGGAAATCTCGCACATCTATGACTACATCTTCGTGGGACCTGAGGTGAAGGTGCTGCAGCCGCAGAGGAGCGTGCGCGACAGGCTGAAGACGCCGGTGCTCGTGA